The Arachis ipaensis cultivar K30076 chromosome B03, Araip1.1, whole genome shotgun sequence region AACCGGATTGAACTGGTGCTTTTGTGCTAGCAaccgccttttttttttttcccacaAATTAGTACTCGTGGTAACTACAATCTATAATTCTCTATGACTGCAGCATATCTATCTGCAACCAACAAATGCAGCATAGACAAGCCTGCCTTGAATTCCCAAGATATCACATTTCTCTAAGCATAACAAGCCTAACAGAATGAATCTATGTTATCAATAAAGTTTTGATAGCTTCACAGACTCATGAAAAATTTGAGGTCTTGGGGACAAAAGCAAGAAAGTTATAAGAAAGGACAGATAAAAGTAACAGAATCTATATCTCCACTCACAGTGTCCATGGGCAAGCAGAGGAGGGTAGCCGTAATTCCTGCAGCAGCACCGGCAACAAATCTCTCAAAATTTGTGGATTCTTGATGCCCCATCATCCTCATTAGTTTATTTCTGTAAGTATCATAGGCATAAAAATTTATAGCCTTAAAGGGTGCTGTCCGAAGAATATTTACAAAGTTTCCTTTCCAAAAACCTTTCAGCCCTTGAGAAGCTGCAATTGCCTGGATGAGCTCGAAAAGGTTCTTCTGTTCACCACGAACTATGTACTCCAGCTTAAGCCTCTCAAGAGGTGCAACAAAAGTTCTGATAAATCAAAAAAGAATACACAAGATAACAAACTGTGTATGATCTTCAAATCAAAATCATAATGCACAGGCAAAGAGAAACAGCATGCAGCACTTCATTTATCTCACTTGATTTCCACTTCTCAATCCAATTGGAAATGTAGCTTTCAATCTTGTCAAACCAAAAatcgaaaaagaaaaataataatagtaaaatgcACGATAGCTTTCTTAGAGCAATGAATCAGTGAAGTGCAGCGCAGTAATTAAAATCACCAAACAAGATTAAGAGatagatcaaaggaatgaagaccTTGAAACCATGGCAGCCACAGCTCCAGCCCAGAGATGCTTGGTCATGTTCATAGCACCCGATCCATTCTCTTTCTCTCGAGCTTCCACTACCACTTTCTCAGAATCAGAAGACACCGTTTTCTCATGGTGCTCCTCCACCAGAATCTCGCCAGAAGATTCTCGAGAAGCGTACCTCTGATTCACATCGCTTCGATCTATGCACAAGCTCAACGACAAGAACCCACCACCACCTACCCCACAAACTCTACCTTCCGACCTGAAGATTTCGAAACCGATCCTTCTTCTGGGACCCCGAGAGAAACACGAAACCGTAGCCGTGTTGGAAAACTCCTTgtcagaggaggaggaagaagaagaagaagaaggaacaaAGGAAACGAAGGAGCTGGGAAGCGTGTCAGCATGTAGAAAGAGACCACCTGGGTAGAATGAATCAGAGGGTTCGGGTAGTAGTTTGATCAAGTGTGacattgttgttgctgttgtttggTACGATGTAAAGGACTATGATATTTGAAAGACAAGAAGGTGACAAAAGCGATAGTAACAAGGAAGAAGTGGTGGGGAATCATGCGATGTCGGAGTCTAAGATGAGATTGAGAAGGACATGTGCAAGTGTCTTCTTGAAATGAAATGAATGAATCGATGAATTTGAATAGCTTACACCGCCGCACCAACAACGCACACTCTCTTCATGTCTTGCAGGTTGGTGGAACATGGTATCATGCCGCTTCATTTAATTAGATTGATTATCTCAATAAACACTgtctttctttaaattttaatataactCACGGTAGGAAATTTTATCTCAAATAAGATTTATAAGTTGTGAATTTAATCACTTACCTACTGTACTAAGGAAAGAAATATTCTGATTCAGTATGGCGAACAAGGTACATGACTAATGAAGTTTGTATGAATTAGGAAACGAATTCTCTAATTTAAATCTTTATTAAACTGAAGTTCAGAGTTCTCAGAAACATTTTATCTTGGTCTCTTTGGAACAACCTTAAAGCCAACTAATGTCAAACAAACATTGGATAATTATCCCacgcatataaatatatttttacgGCTGTTATTTCAGTCGGATTTAAGCTGTAATGGTCAATGTGTTTCTCAAACGGTCAAACCTGACGACTCTGTTTCACATAGGTCCAAGACTCCAAGTAAAAGTTCACCAGAAGAAATGGCAGAGTTGGGTTAACAACTTTACATATTTCTCCGCTTGTGCATACTATGCATTTCTTCGTGAATATGAATAACATCCAGCTAACTAACGATAATTTAGAGGGCCTTGTTTATTATCTGTATTCTTACATCGAGGGACTAATTGTACAAAATAACGGGGAAAAAAGAAAAGTTAACTATCATTCTCCGTATTCTATATCAATATCATTGTAGCAATTTGTGCCCCTCATCAAGTGAACTGAAGGTTTCCTCGAGCAACATTTTTCCATTAAAGTAGTCATCAAGTAAATAACCTTTCTAGCATGCACAACCTCCTCCTTGCTGATCTGCCTGTGATGCATTCCCTGTGGACTTTAAGTTTACATCAACCATGTCTTCCTGTTTTGTGGAAGAAAGACTATCCATCCCTGGCAAGGCAGCAGCAATCTTTCGAAACAAAGGCTGCAATTATGCATTGGCAGAAGATATTGCAGAAACATGAACAAACATGTGAAAAAGATGATAAGCTTGAGAAAAATATGGTAGTTGATTGTGAATTGATGACCCACTCCAGATGAGATATATTCTGTATTCTATGTAAGAGCAAGAAAGAATAATGCCAGGAAATAGCAGCTTGACAATCTAATGAACCAAAAATATGGGGATAACTAGGAGAACTCATTAATTTTCACCTTGATGTTGAAGCCTGCTTTTGCACTGGTCTCTATAAACATGACTTCTAACTCACGGGTTTTGGCTTCTCCTTCCTCTATAGAAACTTGCCTGGTTAAGTATCAAAATTGCCTTATAAGATTTCTTACAGAAAAATCACATACTTGAATTCTAAACACAAAGTGCAAGCTACCTGGTAAATTGATTAACAATGCTTCCCACCCATTTGTTTCTTCCATTAACATATCCAAATTCCACGCCCTTAATAACTAAAACAGTTTTTCTGCCAtcctaaaatttatatttaacaaTAGTCTACCAGACTTCTTCATATctagaatgaaaataaaaagaaactccAATCTAGTAAACATTAACTTTGTGtaaatatattaatataattaacatATGATAATTTGGCGAGAATTAAGAAACACTTAATTTTGAGTGGCATTTATTAATCTATCTGGTACTGCACTTATATTCTATCATAGTAACCAGAAAGAACATGATAAATTGATAATCATTTGTCGGCCAGGAATTTGGGAACTAAGCAAGATGAACTGCAACATAATATGAAGACTCCATTGTTATAATTAGTGTACAACTAAAACATATATAAAGTCAGCAAGACAGCTAtgcatgcaaattttttttttttaaataaaaatcaaaacacCAAATTTAACAACTCATTGCTCACCTCTTATCAACAAGATCAGTTTTGTTTCCAACCAAGACAATAATAACATCAGTGCCGCGTTCTTGGCGAACCTCCTCAACCCACTTGGTAGTGTTCAAAAATGATTGCCTGTCTGCATGAGAACAGGTTTGGAAAGTATTCAAATAATTATGTATTGCTCTTGAAGAAGTCTTCAATTATCTAAGAATCACTTCAGATAaaaagaacaaacaagaaaacaagCATGCATGCATGTAGCTACATCATATACAATAACTGCAACAGAAGAATCTCTTATGTAGCTTGGAATGAGACTTCTAAATCTTTCTTGCCCAGCAGTATCCCTGTGAAATTAAAATGCACAGAGCtcagtaataataaaataaaacatgataaattaaaatgaataaaGGGGGAATATATGCCCATGTGGCCAAACCACCAGTGATATAGTTTTTGAAATGTAAATATGCTGGATTTGTACTTTGTATGTATGATTGAAGAGGAATTTAGCCTACCAAAGCTGTAAACGAACTGTCCGATCTTCAAGGTACATTGTTTTTGACAAAAAGTCAATACCAATAGTAGCCTGAAATTTATACGGGAAAAGCATTGTCAGCAACCTAGCATGATATTGATAACTACTCTGAATAAGCAGAATTACAAGACAGCAGAAATTTCAAAGACAAGCACTTTTATGATAACAGAGATCTTCTTCAGAATCATTTACTTTCAACTTTCAACTACTAGCTATCCTTCCGATTCTATACACTTCACTTCCAGAATGGTTACATCATAACTCATAAGTGACAATGAGTTTTCAAACAACTGACTTAGTTCCTCCTAGCAGCTACTATGCCAATCAATTTGGTGTTCTCTTAATAAATTACAGTGAATTTCAGAAAAATTGCGGTACAAAATTAAACACTAATTCTTTCAATAATATCCACCTCCTCATGAATCATGATCTTTCATAATTGAACATTGATGAACACGCGTCTTTCAAAACTACACCAGAGATGATCTCGTTGCTTCTTTTCCCAGACAACGTGAccgattaaaatttaaaaaatagcgATGCATAAACAAATGTCAGATCGATCCACGTAAAAATCATACACATGCAACAAGAGCGCGTCGTAAATACTCCATCGGTGAGAGATTAAAATCAATACATACATTAAGGTTTAATCATGTGAGACAATAAAATTGTGAATGAGATTGAATGGGATTGGGACGATACCTGGTAGGTGGTGTCGAATTTGTCGTACATGAAGCGGGTGATGATGCTGGTTTTGCCGACGGATTGATCGCCCAGGAACACAAGCTTGTATTTGGCGAGAGGGGACACCGTCGCCATTTTCCttcaaaatcttcttcttcttgagaTCTGAATCTGAATCTCCAAAATTCCAAATGAAATGAAAGTTAGATTGAGAATAACGGATGGATGTTCACAGCACGTTTCCACATGAAAGAAGCAGTTTTGGAGCGAAACCTATTTATACGTAAAAGCAGCAGCAGAAACCGCCAACCTCGATGAGGACCACATCTCCTTTTAAACTTCTCTCAATTCTCACTTCAATCCTTCTCCCCCATTTACTTACttatacttttatatttttattgaaaaaaaaaatactatagcTTTGATTACTATATATTATTCCGTGTTTATTACATAAATAATAAGTTTGGTGCAGAGGCAGGACGGAAAAAGAAAGGGGGCAAGTAGTGACTTGGTCTTTNNNNNNNNNNNNNNNNNNNNNNNNNNNNNNNNNNNNNNNNNNNNNNNNGTTCACTGTTTATGTTCGCGTATTAAACTCTCTCTAttaaagtcaccaaaaaaaaaaaaactctctcTATTAACAAGTAGTATGTACAATGATCCACTTTAAGTCTTTAAGTACGCTCCTTTATCTACAAGGAAATTGCTGTACTCTTTGCCATCTGAAGTTCCCTTGTTGCCGGGGAATCATgtgattataatttataaatgcaGTAAACAAGTTATATATTCCAAGAAAGCTTATGAATTATGATACAGATGTCCATTAACTTATGAGCCACGACCCTCTACAGCAGCAGAAGAAATAGTTTGTACGGTCCTAGGGGGACACATCATGGCCCAATATGGGAAAAGGCCAGGTTTATCATATCCAATATGATTTGACTTAATCACAGAATTTTTGAAGTAACTGAATTCAAGATTaagtttgtttttaattttggtaTAGTTAGTTATTTATAGTTTTTATCCCTGTAATTGATTTGGTACAATAATTTCCAAGAGTGAGTGATATTAACAAATCTAGGTAAAAATAAATCACACCTAGACTTAGTGATGTGTATAGTTGCTGAATCGTAATTCCTTCATATTAAATTATTCATATATAACCATGTTTTGACAGAGTCTTAAGAAGGAAAGAAACAATCCAACAACCGTTATAACTATAGCCCCACACAGCCACAATGACCACATATTCAATTCTTAGCATTAATGTGGAGTGTAGATATAAGCATATAACATATCATTTAATCATCACAATGAAGTGTCTAGTGTCTACTCTCTATCCTAAGTACACTGCAGATTGCAGATATCTAAAAGGATCAGAATGAAGCCTCTTCAAGTGACACAAGCACAACAAGACCCTCAGAGTCACACCGATTGCATTGATCAAGCTTCAGACAAAAGCATAGTAGTTCCCAACAAACATGTCACAATAGCTGATAGCTTCAAAGGCGAACATTCATGGTACCTTTACTATTACAAATAGTAATACTGTATCTATAGTTTAGGCAGAAGAAAAAAACAGTGCTAACAGTATTTGTATTTGTATGTACAAgtgaatttacttttttttttttatgtatgccTAAGTATAGTTCAAAATTCAATCACTCCCTTGTGATTTTCTCCCCTATATTTGGGCTTTTACAGGTTCATCACTACTCATATCCCAACAGACTTTTCAATTCAAATCCAAGAAACCACCTACAATGTTCACAAGGTACAAATAAACATCATAGATTGGTTTAGACCCAAAAggaataataataagaagaaaaaaatagcataaaCAAATGTTGCTAATAAATTTTCCCTCTTATCTGACCTATGGTTTGGTTCAGAAACATTAACACTATCAGCAGTAATCTTTTTTACCAGTCTTCATCTCCATAAGTGCACAATTCTACTACAGACATTAGACAGCTAATAACCATTCTTTTCTTCATAGTATGGGTATTTTGGattgtcttttttatttttattttttctccaaACCCTTTGGGATAGGAGAAAAAGAATTGCCCCAAGTGAGAAAGAAGAGAATATCAGATTAAGAATCCTCCTTAAAAGAAGACCAAACAGTAGGAAACACTAACAGGGGACACTAACACTAATTCTCTGTAACAGTTCCCATTGATATCAAAATGTGGCTACTTAGGAAGATTGGAAGTCCAGCCTTTGATCTCGAATTCTGGCAAGGAGCTCAACCTCGAAAATTTTCCAGGTGGATCCAAGACATTTGAAACAATTCTAAAATTCTGCTATGGCTTCCCTATAGATTTCAACCCAGAAAATGTGGCTGCACTGAGATGCGCAGCGGAATTCCTAGAGATGACCGAAGAACTAGAAGATGGAAATCTCATTTCCAAGTCTGAAGCTTTCCTAACATTTGTTGTGCTCGCTTCATGGAAAGACACCATCACTGTACTGAAATCTTGCGAAACTTTATCTCCATGGGCTGAGAACCTCCAAATTGTCAGAAGATGTTGTGATTCCATTGCTTGGAAAGCTACTAAAGATGAACTCACTTGCGAAGATGCAGCGCCTAATCAAGAGACCTGGTGGTTCAATGATGTAGCCGACTTCCGCATCGATCACTTTATGCGGATCATTTCAGCAATAAGGGCGAAAGGAACTAAACCAGAGATCATAGGTAAATGTATCATGCAGTATGCAAAGAGATGGCTACCAGGAATGGATATGGAGTTAGAAGGAATAAGAGGATATGGTCATGGAAAAAGTAGCCTAGAGTTCAGTATTTTTACtgggagaaagaaagaaagcacaGGACACAGCAAGGATCAAAAGACAATTATTGAAAACCTAGTCAGCATAATTCCCCCTCAGCAAGGAGCTGTGTCATGCAAATTTTTGTTGCAGATATTAAAGCTGGCAAGGATGTATTCTGTATCGCAAGCTCTGACTTCATACCTGGAAAAGAGAATTAGTATGGTTTTGGAAGATGCTGAGGTGAATGATCTTTTAATTCCAAGATATCAAAATGAAGAAATGGCCAAGTGAGTATGCAGCCATTTCTTTTACACATAGGCATTAATACACAATGACAGTTCCAACTCTGCAACCCCATACACCAAAAGAATAACCCATTTTTGTGAAAACAACCAGTGACactaatttttgtattttgctttttcctttctttttccctGTTCCTAGCATGCCTAATTCTTCAGATGAATGCACTATGCACGACGTAGATGTAGTGCAACGAATTGTGGAATACTTCTTGATGCATGAACAACAGCAAATGCAACAGCAACCAAAGTTGGGGAGATTTAACATTAGCAGGCTCTTGGACAATTACCTAGCTGAAATTTCAAGAGATCCAAATCTTTCAATTACTAAGTTCCAAGTTTTAGCTGAATTACTACCTGAAAACACTCGAACATGTGATGACGGTCTATATAGAGCCATTGACACCTATCTCAAGGTCATCAATCCAACTCTTAGTTTGTGTTACAGATACAAAGTATTTTATGTTCTGATATTGACATGTTCTGTGCAGACCCATCCTTCACTGACAGAACATGACCGTAGAAGACTATGCAAAACAATGAATTGTGAGAAACTCTCACTTGATGGGTGTACACATGCTGCACAAAATGATAGACTGCCTCTAAGAACAGTTGTACAGGTTAAGTTTACAAGAACTCTAGAACTTGATTTTCAATTCCTTCGTACTCATAGCCTACACTTCCATTGCAAAGATTAAATTCTCTGAACATTGCAGTAAAACAGAATTGGTTTGTTAGAGCAGTTTAAAGAGAAGAAATGTTGACACATGAAATAATCATTGCATTACAATATTCTACAGTTAGAACTAAAGATTATCAAGTCCATTTTCATTAGATGATTGAATTCAACAGTATAACACACCGGAACCGGTTCAATTCATAACTATGCATGCTATCTAATATAGTTACAATCAAATAGAATATTTTAGAGCCAACATGACCGGAGTGATGGCTGTCATCTGAACACTACACAAGTCATGCAGGTTCTATTTTCAGAGCAAGTAAAGATGAGAGCCACAATGCAAGAGAAAGAGCAAGAACAAAGTGGAATTAATTCTGAACAGGATGAAAACCAAACATCTGCAAGTATGGACATCAAAACACTCAAATCAGAGCTTGAGCATGTAAAGTCCAAGATGATAGAACTGCAGAAAGACTACTTCGAATTGCAACGGGAGTATGAAAAGTTGAACAGCAAGCCGAAAAATTCAACTGGCTGGAGTTTAAATTGGAGGAAGATTAAGAACTCATTTCATGTAAAACCAGCAGGAGATGAAATTGGAGATGAACAGGATGTAACAAAGTCACCAGAACCTGTTCAACAAAAAGGAACCCCTAGAAGAAGGACCTCGATGTCTTAAAGTATttcaacaaaagaagaaaaaaatctcTTGTGAGAAAGACTTctctagccattttttgtatgaaaCATATAGATTAAATTATGTACCTAAAATTATTATGGACTCCGAAGACAGAAGTTCCTTGATACTTGCATACACAAACAAGTAATAGATGCTTAATAAGAAAATGAAATTACTTTCTGAATCCATTGCATCAATTATCCAAGTTCATGGACTTCAAGGACATAGTTTATTGAGCATTAAATCATTAACTCATATTTAGCAACAATAGAAGATGAgttcaaaggaaaaaaaaaattaaaaaaactaaaactCCATATCTGCAGAAAAATGAAGCTGGAGAGGGAATAATGTTTGCATTCGTAATATAAGCACTATGCAGTTAAATTGGAAACATAAATAACCATACTATCTGCTTTAATACTAAATAAATTCCTTCTAGCTGCTGctgattatatatatttatataaaacaaCAATACTTCATAACTTAAATTCCCAGGTGTTACATTATTATGGCATGCATATATTGATGAGCATAGAATATAGAAACTTGAAATATATTCATTCCTGATTTACTTAAACATCAATGTTGATGAAACAAGGATGCCCATTTGAATTCTAAACAAAGTTATGAGACAGGACCACATAATTCTGGAGATACGGTGGTCCAAAAGAAAATGACTCCTCTGAATATTACGAATGTACTATACAACCTTGGATCAGGGGCGGTGCTCAGGACATGCCTGGGGCTCCCcccacaaaaacacaaaaaaaaaaaaaaaagaaattttcatACATAAGTTCTTAATTTTCTAGTTTGGGCCCTccccttgattttttttttctttttttgcctcCTCTGAAGTTATATTTTCATGTTGCCCCCCTTCAAATAAAACCTCTAGCTCCGCCCTGCTTGGATCTCAGGTGAAATATTTGTTTGGCTTTTCCAATCCATGATTTGAGTGTTGTTTGCAAGTTGGGATTTTATATAGAAAAACGGAAAAGCGGCAGAGCTTGAAGAATAAAGTGGACTCACAATTGCTCTTCAAGAGtgaaaaatcttttcaaaaaaaaaaaaaaaaaaaacttttcttccctttcttctcttGTAAAACCTCAACTTACAAACACTGAAACACATCAAATATAGGGGAATCTGATCTTACTTCTTAGTGCTAGTTTGATATAGTTTGTTGTTCaaatgaaaaataataagaaaaataactaaacaaATCATTGAATAGCATAATCCCAATCAATCATTAAACTTCACCAAAAATCAATGCACTATTCACATGTTTGGGAGAACTTATCAGTTATCACAAGCATTGAAAAAGAAGAACCAAAAGGAAAAAGTGATCACAACAGAAGAACATTGAAACCAGTATATAGTTGCTCCAAATGAAAGCTGGCTATCACTGCAAGGTCatcatcttcttgttcttcttcatgtATTCGTCATGTACGATAGTGGCAGGTGAAGGATAAAAAATGGGGTAGTTGGAAAGTGGGTTCTTGAGGGTGACGTAGGCCTTCTTATAATCGGGTTTGTTTCCAACCAAGGATTCACCTTTT contains the following coding sequences:
- the LOC107631669 gene encoding ras-related protein RABH1e; amino-acid sequence: MATVSPLAKYKLVFLGDQSVGKTSIITRFMYDKFDTTYQATIGIDFLSKTMYLEDRTVRLQLWDTAGQERFRSLIPSYIRDSSVAVIVYDVANRQSFLNTTKWVEEVRQERGTDVIIVLVGNKTDLVDKRQVSIEEGEAKTRELEVMFIETSAKAGFNIKPLFRKIAAALPGMDSLSSTKQEDMVDVNLKSTGNASQADQQGGGCAC
- the LOC107631659 gene encoding BTB/POZ domain-containing protein DOT3, coding for MKPLQVTQAQQDPQSHTDCIDQASDKSIVVPNKHVTIADSFKGEHSWFITTHIPTDFSIQIQETTYNVHKFPLISKCGYLGRLEVQPLISNSGKELNLENFPGGSKTFETILKFCYGFPIDFNPENVAALRCAAEFLEMTEELEDGNLISKSEAFLTFVVLASWKDTITVLKSCETLSPWAENLQIVRRCCDSIAWKATKDELTCEDAAPNQETWWFNDVADFRIDHFMRIISAIRAKGTKPEIIGKCIMQYAKRWLPGMDMELEGIRGYGHGKSSLEFSIFTGRKKESTGHSKDQKTIIENLVSIIPPQQGAVSCKFLLQILKLARMYSVSQALTSYLEKRISMVLEDAEVNDLLIPRYQNEEMANMPNSSDECTMHDVDVVQRIVEYFLMHEQQQMQQQPKLGRFNISRLLDNYLAEISRDPNLSITKFQVLAELLPENTRTCDDGLYRAIDTYLKTHPSLTEHDRRRLCKTMNCEKLSLDGCTHAAQNDRLPLRTVVQVLFSEQVKMRATMQEKEQEQSGINSEQDENQTSASMDIKTLKSELEHVKSKMIELQKDYFELQREYEKLNSKPKNSTGWSLNWRKIKNSFHVKPAGDEIGDEQDVTKSPEPVQQKGTPRRRTSMS
- the LOC107631668 gene encoding probable mitochondrial adenine nucleotide transporter BTL3, which gives rise to MSHLIKLLPEPSDSFYPGGLFLHADTLPSSFVSFVPSSSSSSSSSDKEFSNTATVSCFSRGPRRRIGFEIFRSEGRVCGVGGGGFLSLSLCIDRSDVNQRYASRESSGEILVEEHHEKTVSSDSEKVVVEAREKENGSGAMNMTKHLWAGAVAAMVSRTFVAPLERLKLEYIVRGEQKNLFELIQAIAASQGLKGFWKGNFVNILRTAPFKAINFYAYDTYRNKLMRMMGHQESTNFERFVAGAAAGITATLLCLPMDTIRTVMVAPGGEALGGVIGAFRHMIKTEGFFSLYKGLVPSIVSMAPSGAVFYGVYDVLKSAYLHSPEGKRRLQHMKDEGQGLNALEQLELGTIRTLLYGAIAGCCSEAATYPFEVVRRQLQMQVRATRLNPMATCVKIVEQGGVPALYAGLIPSLLQVLPSAAISYLVYEFMKIVLKVEST